From one Microbulbifer sp. A4B17 genomic stretch:
- a CDS encoding DUF2058 domain-containing protein, translating to MASLQDQLLQAGLVDKKKAKQISKDKRKQQKVANKSSQPQVDETKLAAQKTRAEKAARDRALNAERDAAAQQKAIAAQIKQLVEKNRQPYSGETTYNFTFEKKIKTIYVNDELRDHLIAGRLMIVVQGGRFELVPRVIAEKIAERNADIVIKPAESTAVVDEDDPYADFQIPDDLMW from the coding sequence ATGGCCTCACTGCAAGACCAACTGCTTCAGGCAGGACTTGTCGACAAAAAGAAAGCCAAACAAATCAGCAAAGATAAGCGCAAGCAGCAAAAAGTTGCTAATAAGTCCTCCCAGCCTCAGGTTGACGAAACAAAACTCGCGGCGCAGAAGACTCGAGCGGAAAAAGCCGCACGTGATCGCGCCCTCAATGCTGAGCGCGATGCCGCAGCGCAGCAGAAAGCAATTGCAGCACAGATCAAGCAATTAGTAGAAAAAAATCGCCAACCTTACTCAGGTGAAACAACCTATAATTTCACTTTCGAGAAAAAGATCAAAACTATCTATGTCAACGACGAATTGCGAGACCACCTGATTGCCGGACGATTAATGATCGTTGTTCAGGGTGGGCGCTTTGAACTGGTTCCACGAGTTATTGCCGAGAAGATTGCGGAACGCAATGCTGATATCGTAATCAAGCCCGCAGAAAGTACAGCAGTGGTAGACGAGGATGATCCCTATGCGGACTTCCAGATCCCCGACGACCTGATGTGGTAA
- a CDS encoding DUF1415 domain-containing protein, producing MEKAVIQAVEQWLTDVVVGLNLCPFARKPLRAGQIRFKVSTATEDEDLLKDLMSELRQLDATSETELLTTLLIIPNHLHQFSDYNQFLDMAEWLLDRNDYAGIYQLASFHPDYQFAGTAAADAENLTNRAPFPILHLLREENLEKMIDLYPDPETIPEDNIRRVESLSHEEKLKLFPYLFRQVNNNQ from the coding sequence ATGGAGAAAGCTGTTATCCAAGCAGTAGAGCAATGGCTCACCGATGTAGTCGTAGGTCTCAATCTCTGCCCCTTCGCACGCAAACCTTTGCGTGCAGGGCAGATTCGCTTCAAAGTGAGCACTGCCACAGAGGATGAAGACCTTCTAAAAGACTTAATGTCCGAATTACGCCAGCTCGATGCCACCTCGGAAACTGAGCTGCTCACCACTTTATTGATTATTCCCAACCACTTGCACCAATTCAGCGATTACAATCAGTTCCTCGACATGGCAGAGTGGCTACTGGATCGCAATGACTATGCAGGTATTTATCAACTGGCAAGCTTCCACCCCGATTACCAGTTTGCCGGAACAGCGGCGGCTGATGCTGAAAACCTGACCAATCGCGCACCTTTCCCCATCTTGCACTTGTTGAGAGAGGAAAACCTGGAAAAAATGATTGATCTGTATCCAGATCCAGAAACTATTCCAGAAGATAATATCCGCAGGGTAGAATCCTTGAGCCACGAGGAAAAGCTAAAGTTATTTCCCTACTTATTTCGCCAGGTTAACAATAACCAATGA
- a CDS encoding DUF99 family protein, producing the protein MRPLAELLRLRKQIRVIGFDDAPFEKQRGAPVRISGIVCTKTRFEGMLWGQVSKDGMEATDTLSALLIESKFYSQVNVVLTDGVAVGGFNIIDLPKLANTLKRPCIALMRKPPDLEAIDKALQNFPDYLLRKKTLLKAGKIHKHNNFHFQVQGCEPEVAAQVLEQATDRGNVPEALRLAHMIGAAVMTGQSGKRA; encoded by the coding sequence ATGAGACCATTGGCAGAGCTATTACGGCTGAGGAAACAGATCCGAGTTATTGGCTTTGATGATGCTCCTTTTGAAAAACAAAGGGGCGCGCCCGTTAGAATTAGTGGTATTGTCTGCACTAAAACTCGCTTCGAAGGAATGCTCTGGGGGCAAGTCAGCAAAGATGGAATGGAGGCTACTGATACACTTTCTGCCCTGCTAATAGAAAGTAAATTTTATAGTCAGGTAAATGTCGTACTGACCGATGGAGTGGCAGTAGGTGGTTTCAATATAATTGACTTACCAAAGCTGGCCAACACCCTGAAACGCCCCTGTATTGCATTAATGCGGAAACCACCCGATCTTGAAGCCATTGATAAGGCTCTACAAAATTTTCCTGACTACCTATTGCGCAAAAAAACCTTGTTAAAAGCTGGAAAAATCCATAAACACAACAACTTCCATTTTCAAGTGCAGGGCTGCGAACCAGAAGTGGCCGCACAAGTATTAGAGCAGGCCACCGACAGGGGGAATGTCCCCGAAGCGCTGCGTTTAGCCCACATGATTGGTGCAGCAGTAATGACCGGACAAAGCGGCAAACGCGCATAA
- a CDS encoding alpha/beta hydrolase codes for MIRFIFLVVISLLSCSINAGPLITKISESFELAGSKIYTVDSEILERKYDLYVKLPKNYSEDNTKNEIYPVIYLNDGPHTFKVASGVTHFEDMDKAIIVGISFAHGENGQFSRVRDLTPMVDTGWKRYTTGGAKEYLKFIEKEVIPFIEGIFRVDPTRRILSGHSLGGSFGAWVLLTKPQLFSSYILTSPSLWFKDEMIFDLEDKYASHNNSLAVNVYIATGALETTKKGRMRNDMVDGHKRFFARLQSRNYRGLKLNGEIVNGTDHFSTFPVGLAKGLRWIYHDMWAGS; via the coding sequence ATGATTAGATTTATTTTTCTGGTGGTTATTTCCCTGTTGTCCTGTTCGATAAATGCAGGGCCACTTATCACTAAGATTTCAGAATCTTTTGAACTGGCCGGATCTAAAATCTATACGGTTGACTCTGAAATCCTTGAGCGTAAATATGACCTGTATGTGAAGCTTCCAAAAAATTATTCAGAGGATAACACTAAAAATGAGATCTACCCGGTAATATATCTTAACGATGGGCCCCATACATTTAAGGTAGCTTCAGGTGTTACACATTTCGAAGATATGGATAAAGCCATTATCGTTGGTATTTCATTTGCCCATGGTGAAAACGGACAATTTAGCCGAGTTAGAGATCTTACACCTATGGTCGATACAGGCTGGAAACGCTATACCACAGGTGGAGCCAAAGAATACCTAAAGTTTATCGAGAAGGAAGTAATCCCCTTTATTGAGGGTATTTTTCGGGTTGATCCTACGCGTAGGATTCTCTCTGGCCATTCATTGGGTGGGTCTTTTGGCGCCTGGGTATTACTTACTAAACCTCAGTTATTTTCCAGCTATATTCTGACAAGTCCTTCACTCTGGTTTAAGGATGAAATGATATTTGATTTGGAAGATAAATATGCAAGCCATAACAATTCATTGGCGGTAAATGTCTATATTGCCACTGGCGCTTTGGAGACAACAAAGAAAGGGCGCATGCGTAATGACATGGTCGATGGGCATAAACGGTTTTTTGCGCGCTTACAGTCACGCAACTACCGAGGGCTGAAGCTTAATGGAGAAATTGTGAATGGGACAGATCACTTTTCTACTTTCCCTGTGGGGTTAGCGAAGGGCTTAAGATGGATATACCATGACATGTGGGCCGGCTCATAA
- a CDS encoding M23 family metallopeptidase, which yields MLLALVPINSMAMAAPLSEAYSNIKLMPYDLSHMLPHLTDLPISYQEYEDQSRAVSPPLRGKVEEGGKERTKKVWLAKNQGVLSLLVDNGIDQAEAHRVIKALSGHINVSTMPVGKEFELVISPTEKLNKIILSIGFAQRLELVREGKNFTAHQIKSPVGARKHYVKGVISGNLYQSGRRSGLSNAVLTKLNEIFSYSVDFQRQIRDGDQFSVFYDTSVDTQTGNEELNKLVFAELVLSGKKITLYRFSDEGSRIADYFYPEGQSSRGLLMRTPLENARLSSYFGRRKHPVLGYTRMHKGLDFGAPLGTPILAAGDGIVERASYFGSFGNYIRIRHNSGIKTIYAHLKGYAKGINKGVRVRQGQTIGYLGATGRVQGRHLHYEIHKDGRAVDPLRLDLPVSNRLTGASLHRYYQQVEKIQDELINYTRSDISGS from the coding sequence ATGTTATTAGCCCTTGTACCGATCAATTCAATGGCGATGGCAGCCCCGTTGTCAGAAGCTTATTCTAATATTAAATTGATGCCATATGATTTGTCACATATGTTGCCTCACCTGACTGATCTTCCTATAAGTTATCAAGAATATGAAGACCAGAGTAGGGCGGTTTCTCCACCACTTAGAGGTAAGGTTGAGGAAGGGGGTAAAGAGCGCACGAAGAAAGTTTGGCTGGCAAAAAACCAAGGAGTTTTGTCATTACTGGTAGATAATGGGATTGATCAAGCAGAGGCACATAGAGTAATCAAGGCTTTGTCGGGGCATATCAATGTCAGTACCATGCCCGTTGGTAAAGAATTTGAATTGGTAATAAGCCCTACTGAAAAACTTAATAAAATTATCCTTTCTATAGGATTTGCGCAACGCTTAGAGCTGGTTAGGGAAGGTAAAAACTTTACGGCTCACCAGATTAAAAGCCCTGTTGGCGCCAGAAAGCACTATGTTAAGGGTGTAATATCTGGAAATTTGTACCAGAGTGGGAGAAGGTCTGGACTATCTAATGCTGTACTCACAAAGCTCAATGAAATATTTAGTTACTCCGTAGACTTTCAGCGGCAAATTCGAGATGGCGATCAATTTTCAGTTTTTTATGATACTTCGGTTGATACCCAGACAGGCAATGAAGAGCTAAATAAACTAGTGTTTGCCGAACTGGTTTTAAGTGGGAAAAAGATTACTTTATATCGCTTTTCTGACGAAGGGTCGCGCATTGCAGATTATTTTTATCCTGAAGGCCAAAGTTCGAGAGGGCTTCTAATGCGTACACCATTAGAGAACGCAAGGCTTTCCTCCTATTTTGGTCGCCGCAAACACCCTGTTTTGGGATATACCCGAATGCACAAAGGATTGGACTTTGGTGCTCCCTTAGGTACACCAATATTAGCCGCAGGTGATGGTATTGTTGAACGAGCTTCTTATTTCGGTAGCTTTGGTAATTATATTCGTATTCGCCACAATTCTGGAATAAAAACCATTTATGCTCACCTGAAAGGATATGCGAAAGGAATCAATAAAGGAGTTCGGGTTAGGCAGGGGCAGACAATTGGTTACCTGGGTGCTACAGGGCGTGTTCAGGGGCGTCATCTACATTATGAAATTCATAAGGATGGACGAGCTGTTGATCCATTGAGACTTGATCTCCCTGTAAGTAACAGGTTGACGGGTGCCTCTTTGCACCGATATTACCAACAGGTTGAAAAGATTCAGGATGAGCTTATCAATTATACTCGATCAGATATATCTGGTTCATAA
- a CDS encoding M23/M56 family metallopeptidase: MTEIVSSLLPFSLDFLVISFFSVLWAGMVFAVIWLVTIYGGYRFKAIYQWRSFWLCALVVSGSPFILAQVTDRLTLGLVPDLNFELPVAQDGASILPVNMALQNYVPTSLSVIELLAIFWLLLYASGVFFKLLKVILSQFFYGKRLSLITKGQLPIIEFGQLFTSSQSDYLRRSKTQVFITQAAVTPFVMHFLNRKLVLPAYVLSLDTDERNLIVEHEIMHLKRLDPLLILMVHIFTCILWFNPFLGWMKSRFSWSVELGCDREVLKSCKQDLHRVYAQTMIDTLRKNSSHKASDWAVAFSFLKGSSQVPFFRRRLMNIMEHSKKDTTNSDLEVHFRAMLFCSCSAILILGGLLLRPDLTMASEEVVTLIVPVDSARISSPFGDLSEIRKKSHEGTDFAAPLGTPVVSAATGVVIVSTDEYKHKNYGKIVIIDHGNSTKTLYSHLHDREVEVGQSVRAGQSIGTVGISGRVTGPHLHFELIKEGKRINPAPLLAN, translated from the coding sequence ATGACTGAAATAGTCTCTTCACTTTTACCATTTTCACTGGATTTTCTGGTTATCTCTTTCTTCTCAGTTTTATGGGCGGGAATGGTGTTTGCCGTTATCTGGCTGGTCACTATTTATGGAGGATATAGATTTAAAGCTATTTACCAATGGAGGAGCTTTTGGCTGTGTGCCCTAGTGGTTTCTGGTTCTCCATTTATCCTTGCGCAAGTAACCGATAGGTTGACTTTAGGTTTGGTTCCGGATCTGAATTTTGAACTGCCCGTTGCTCAAGATGGTGCTTCTATACTGCCTGTAAATATGGCGTTACAAAATTATGTACCTACATCTTTAAGCGTTATTGAGTTACTGGCTATTTTTTGGCTACTTTTATATGCGAGTGGCGTATTCTTTAAGCTATTGAAAGTGATATTGAGCCAATTTTTCTATGGTAAGAGATTAAGTTTGATAACAAAGGGTCAGCTTCCTATTATAGAATTTGGTCAATTGTTCACTTCATCTCAAAGTGATTATTTGCGCAGAAGTAAAACTCAGGTTTTTATTACGCAAGCAGCAGTTACGCCATTTGTGATGCATTTCTTAAACCGTAAACTGGTACTTCCCGCCTATGTTTTATCATTGGATACGGACGAGCGTAATTTGATTGTTGAGCATGAAATTATGCATTTAAAAAGATTGGACCCTTTACTGATCCTGATGGTGCATATCTTTACTTGTATTTTATGGTTCAACCCCTTTTTAGGCTGGATGAAATCTCGGTTTAGCTGGTCAGTTGAATTAGGATGTGATCGAGAGGTTCTAAAGTCTTGTAAGCAGGATCTGCACCGAGTATATGCACAGACAATGATCGATACGCTGCGAAAGAACTCTTCACACAAGGCAAGTGATTGGGCAGTTGCATTCTCTTTTCTCAAAGGATCGAGTCAGGTTCCATTTTTCAGACGTAGACTGATGAATATTATGGAGCACTCCAAGAAGGATACTACCAATAGCGATTTAGAAGTTCATTTTCGGGCAATGCTATTTTGTAGTTGTTCGGCAATTTTAATATTGGGAGGCCTTCTCTTAAGGCCCGACTTGACAATGGCTTCAGAAGAAGTTGTCACTTTGATAGTCCCTGTTGATAGTGCACGTATCAGTAGTCCTTTTGGGGATTTAAGTGAAATTCGTAAGAAGTCACATGAAGGTACTGACTTTGCGGCACCGCTAGGTACTCCTGTGGTTTCAGCTGCAACTGGTGTTGTAATAGTGTCTACAGATGAATATAAACATAAGAATTATGGGAAAATAGTAATTATTGATCACGGTAATAGCACGAAAACACTTTACTCGCATTTGCATGATCGGGAAGTCGAAGTAGGGCAATCTGTACGAGCTGGACAGTCGATAGGAACTGTCGGTATATCGGGACGCGTGACTGGGCCACATCTTCATTTTGAGTTAATCAAAGAGGGTAAAAGAATCAATCCAGCACCTTTACTAGCGAATTAA
- a CDS encoding BlaI/MecI/CopY family transcriptional regulator — translation MREIKPSPSELALLKALWKQKPLSARELHDRVKPELEWSYSSTRKTLDRMRDKSLVTQSEIHGIHVYSPTVDKVETLALYARDFAERVLELDGPLPVAMFAGSKLMSEEDIEELQAVLDAWPDSEPDNEDGK, via the coding sequence ATGAGAGAAATAAAGCCGTCCCCGTCTGAACTCGCGTTATTGAAGGCTCTCTGGAAGCAAAAACCATTGAGTGCTAGAGAGTTACATGATCGAGTAAAGCCTGAATTGGAGTGGTCTTACTCTTCTACACGAAAGACCCTGGATCGTATGCGGGACAAGTCGCTTGTGACTCAATCAGAGATCCATGGAATTCATGTCTATAGCCCTACGGTTGATAAGGTGGAAACCTTGGCTTTATATGCAAGAGACTTTGCTGAGAGAGTTTTGGAGCTCGATGGTCCTCTCCCTGTGGCGATGTTTGCCGGTAGTAAGTTAATGAGTGAAGAGGATATTGAGGAGCTTCAGGCAGTGCTTGATGCCTGGCCTGATTCTGAGCCAGATAATGAGGACGGTAAATAG
- a CDS encoding hotdog fold domain-containing protein, protein MDYQSSKSPVLNLWSRFGSSALGRWAVSNVVALKAPYFRSIKPRFAEITPGRVEVLLGKRWSVTNHIGTVHAIAMCNAAELAGGICLDVSLDRRFRWIPVGMEVKYLKMAKTNLRAVCECPDFKAIQVGDVVMPVSVVDTSGVEVFHADITMRVSERPVAK, encoded by the coding sequence ATGGATTATCAATCTTCAAAAAGCCCGGTGCTCAACCTTTGGAGCAGGTTTGGCAGCTCAGCATTGGGCCGCTGGGCGGTATCTAATGTAGTGGCCTTAAAGGCGCCATATTTTCGATCAATAAAGCCACGTTTTGCTGAAATAACACCCGGTAGGGTGGAGGTTTTACTAGGTAAACGATGGAGTGTAACCAATCATATCGGTACAGTTCATGCTATCGCTATGTGTAATGCTGCGGAGCTGGCTGGTGGTATATGCCTGGATGTATCTCTGGACCGACGCTTTCGCTGGATACCAGTAGGCATGGAGGTTAAGTACTTAAAGATGGCGAAGACAAATCTTCGTGCTGTTTGTGAGTGCCCCGACTTTAAAGCAATTCAGGTTGGAGATGTGGTAATGCCTGTAAGTGTTGTCGATACAAGTGGGGTTGAAGTTTTCCATGCAGATATCACTATGCGTGTTTCAGAGCGTCCTGTAGCCAAGTGA
- a CDS encoding GlxA family transcriptional regulator: MNSKKKVSIVFYPGAHSLDVMGPAEVFSLANQQLRDRGFSCDDQYDVEFLAEDGDTKKISSGLRLCSDKCFTDSRGIHTLLLSGNLNTPDTFKVSECLKRWLSLQSGLVQRIGSIGNGALILATIGLLNGRRATTHWRYIDQLRKFPEVDVDSESVFVKDGHIYTSAGVSAGVDMALAMVEDDFGRGIALSVAQLMVLYLKRDSDHKQNSTYLMSQLKSDRFLELIQWIHNNLDKILCVNSLAEKASMSPRNFARCFTQDMGITPGRFVEKIRIEKVCQLLATQALTQERIATICGFKSQEQLRRAFRRNKGMLPREYRQKLT; encoded by the coding sequence ATGAACAGTAAAAAGAAAGTATCAATCGTATTTTATCCAGGTGCGCACTCTTTAGATGTGATGGGGCCTGCAGAGGTTTTTTCTCTAGCGAATCAGCAATTAAGAGACAGAGGTTTTAGTTGTGATGATCAGTACGATGTGGAGTTTTTAGCTGAGGATGGGGATACCAAGAAAATATCATCGGGTCTTAGGTTATGTTCAGATAAATGTTTTACTGATTCAAGAGGTATCCACACTCTCCTTTTGAGTGGTAACCTTAACACTCCTGACACCTTTAAGGTAAGCGAATGTCTAAAACGATGGCTTTCTCTCCAGTCTGGTTTGGTGCAGCGTATAGGGTCTATTGGTAATGGAGCCCTGATTCTTGCAACAATAGGTTTGCTTAATGGGCGGCGGGCTACAACCCATTGGAGATACATTGATCAGCTGAGAAAATTTCCAGAAGTGGATGTTGATTCAGAATCGGTATTTGTTAAAGATGGTCATATATATACTTCGGCAGGTGTTAGTGCAGGCGTCGACATGGCCCTGGCAATGGTAGAGGATGATTTTGGTCGGGGCATCGCTTTGTCTGTTGCGCAGTTGATGGTTTTATATCTGAAACGGGATTCTGATCATAAGCAGAATAGTACTTATTTAATGAGCCAGTTAAAGAGTGACCGTTTTTTAGAGTTGATCCAGTGGATTCATAATAATCTAGATAAAATTCTGTGTGTTAATAGTCTTGCAGAAAAGGCATCAATGAGTCCAAGGAATTTTGCACGCTGTTTTACTCAAGATATGGGGATTACTCCAGGTCGTTTTGTTGAGAAGATTCGTATTGAGAAGGTTTGCCAGCTTTTGGCTACTCAAGCATTAACTCAGGAGCGTATAGCGACTATTTGTGGCTTTAAGTCGCAAGAGCAATTAAGGCGAGCATTTCGTCGAAATAAAGGTATGCTGCCCAGAGAGTACCGCCAAAAGTTAACTTAG
- a CDS encoding DUF6531 domain-containing protein translates to MIQLYIENFQGARYVVRAGWTYEAHPKRVVDATELLGMFDTNTLKLIYDQYLGIYNTPTPDTKHERNKYFNTQSSNVPGHLNDRDKAIYLALMDSRLIIEEAPLPHSVLGDLQTELVAKIRMGLQQVIVQQCADKALTNQVVNTKSDKSISEDKVKVILKGPSRREWSLPIWSKSVTEVKAVVSPARQSFEFSTEAIDYVLYDKKPEKVSAECVTSLYRGVVGPLGFNPDSVSKKQLRLSFNIAEVIYSDPILRGAVFRFAQDYIKTKYGQSLTELTESGTFEIILTIALAALTEGDVSVESLTKNTRLVNAFRSIGNLMFDFARLKKQRKLLAKNPGYSTGKEDVGISGNRTPKLNPRQSNSRGFLPVNDNSGLAVITNSEKTTKKSRQSHNTNSSYVEINEVTESSLDRDNYCSETGENYSHNICQKSINTCEAGNSINLKTGEVNITLVDVELRGPLPLSITRTYRSGNLRDFGLGYGWSHSLSERLVWRPGKPVLFFDAEGRIISLPAPGDTSRSHNISEQLTLTRVNDEHWIVTSYGTSNGVQKHFKAIGKSGTLKLAEICDDYGNFYFFHYIGERLASIESSFGETLLLTPPDENPESHQISTLTKKFRDGSSRVIARYIFDSESNLIEAVDRKGSSEKYEYHQHIITQRTLKTSYRLHFQWDIDDFSTRCVRQWGDPINGKAIYNYQFSWDSDGHGVTVSDTGGAQQRFRFNGRALPTYYRDVEGRVTLYHYTDLGQITRIQLPGEDGTTRDEVFRYDNLGRLIQTVDNKGNNYPIKYNEKGFPIKFSDPSGKS, encoded by the coding sequence TTGATACAGCTCTATATTGAAAATTTTCAGGGTGCCCGTTATGTGGTGCGGGCTGGTTGGACTTACGAGGCTCACCCTAAGAGGGTGGTTGATGCTACTGAATTACTAGGGATGTTTGATACCAATACTTTAAAATTGATATATGATCAGTATCTCGGTATATATAATACTCCCACACCTGATACAAAGCATGAACGAAATAAATATTTCAATACCCAATCAAGTAATGTTCCCGGTCATCTAAATGATCGCGATAAGGCCATTTATCTCGCATTGATGGATAGCCGTTTAATTATTGAAGAGGCCCCGTTACCTCATTCTGTATTAGGGGATCTGCAAACAGAGTTGGTTGCTAAAATTCGCATGGGCCTGCAACAGGTTATTGTTCAGCAGTGCGCGGATAAAGCCTTGACTAATCAGGTTGTCAATACTAAGTCTGATAAATCAATAAGCGAGGACAAGGTAAAAGTTATTCTTAAAGGACCTTCTCGTAGAGAATGGAGCCTGCCTATTTGGTCGAAAAGTGTTACTGAGGTTAAAGCGGTGGTAAGTCCAGCGCGCCAGTCATTTGAATTTAGTACAGAAGCAATCGATTATGTATTATATGACAAGAAGCCGGAAAAGGTTAGTGCTGAATGTGTTACTTCACTATATCGAGGAGTAGTAGGGCCGCTGGGATTTAATCCTGACTCGGTCTCCAAGAAGCAGCTTCGTCTGAGTTTTAACATAGCTGAAGTCATCTATAGCGATCCCATACTGCGTGGAGCGGTTTTTCGGTTTGCACAGGATTACATTAAAACGAAGTATGGTCAGAGTCTTACGGAGTTGACAGAAAGTGGTACTTTCGAAATTATCCTTACTATAGCGCTTGCGGCACTGACCGAGGGAGATGTTAGCGTAGAGTCCCTGACTAAAAATACGCGTCTGGTAAATGCTTTCCGGAGCATTGGCAATTTGATGTTTGATTTTGCCAGATTGAAAAAGCAGCGTAAATTATTAGCCAAAAATCCAGGATATAGCACCGGGAAAGAAGATGTAGGAATATCCGGAAACAGAACCCCTAAGTTAAATCCACGACAAAGCAACAGTCGAGGATTTTTACCAGTTAATGATAATAGCGGTTTAGCAGTAATAACTAATTCTGAGAAGACCACTAAAAAATCCAGGCAGTCCCATAACACGAATTCAAGCTATGTAGAGATAAATGAGGTTACAGAGAGTTCACTTGATAGAGATAATTACTGCAGTGAAACTGGTGAAAACTATAGTCATAATATCTGCCAGAAAAGTATTAACACTTGTGAAGCTGGTAACTCGATTAACTTAAAAACCGGTGAAGTAAATATTACTTTAGTAGATGTTGAACTGAGAGGCCCATTACCTTTATCTATAACCCGTACATATCGTAGTGGTAATTTACGAGATTTCGGTTTGGGCTATGGGTGGTCTCATTCTTTAAGTGAACGTTTAGTATGGCGCCCTGGTAAACCTGTGCTGTTCTTTGATGCTGAGGGTCGAATAATAAGCTTGCCTGCACCTGGGGATACTTCTCGCAGTCATAATATTTCTGAACAATTAACTCTCACTCGGGTAAATGACGAGCATTGGATCGTCACATCTTACGGGACTTCAAACGGCGTACAAAAGCACTTTAAAGCCATCGGGAAGAGCGGCACATTAAAACTCGCTGAAATTTGTGATGATTATGGTAATTTTTACTTTTTTCACTATATAGGTGAGCGTTTGGCCTCGATCGAAAGTAGTTTTGGCGAGACACTACTTCTGACTCCACCAGATGAAAATCCAGAAAGCCACCAAATAAGTACTCTGACGAAAAAATTCCGTGATGGTAGCTCCAGGGTGATTGCGCGGTATATATTTGATAGTGAGAGTAATCTGATAGAAGCTGTTGATAGAAAAGGCAGTAGTGAAAAGTATGAATACCATCAACATATCATTACACAGAGGACCTTAAAAACAAGCTATCGCCTCCATTTTCAGTGGGATATAGATGATTTCTCTACGCGTTGTGTAAGACAGTGGGGAGATCCTATCAATGGAAAAGCCATCTATAATTACCAGTTTTCATGGGATAGTGATGGTCACGGAGTAACAGTGAGCGATACCGGTGGGGCACAACAACGTTTTCGCTTTAATGGGCGTGCTTTACCTACCTATTACAGAGATGTGGAAGGGAGGGTGACTTTATATCACTATACCGATCTTGGCCAAATTACCAGGATACAATTACCTGGTGAAGATGGCACTACTCGTGACGAAGTATTTCGGTATGATAACCTGGGCCGCTTAATTCAGACCGTTGATAATAAAGGTAATAATTATCCTATTAAATATAACGAAAAAGGCTTCCCCATAAAGTTTAGTGACCCTTCTGGTAAAAGTTGA